The proteins below are encoded in one region of Serratia symbiotica:
- the rsxG gene encoding electron transport complex subunit RsxG, protein MLKSMKKHGTTLAVFAAVTTGLTAVVNSLTQKTIAHQAAQQQKALLDQVVPPENYDNNMQAECFLVSDPILGNSGPHHLYLARKNGQPSAAALETIAPDGYSGAIQLLVGADFNGTVLGTRVIEHHETPGLGDKIELRISNWIAFFSGKKIESSGDKHWAVKKDGGMFDQFTGATITPRAVVNAVRRTALYMETLPPKLGSLSVCGTNK, encoded by the coding sequence ATGCTGAAATCAATGAAGAAACATGGCACTACGCTGGCGGTTTTCGCTGCGGTCACCACGGGTTTGACTGCTGTAGTTAACAGCCTGACGCAAAAAACCATCGCGCATCAGGCGGCACAGCAGCAAAAAGCATTGCTCGATCAGGTCGTGCCGCCGGAGAATTACGACAATAATATGCAAGCCGAGTGCTTTCTGGTCAGCGATCCGATACTGGGCAACAGCGGCCCACATCACCTGTATCTGGCGCGCAAAAATGGTCAGCCAAGCGCCGCAGCGCTAGAGACCATTGCGCCCGACGGTTACTCTGGTGCCATTCAACTGCTGGTCGGTGCTGACTTCAACGGCACCGTGCTTGGCACTCGGGTGATCGAGCATCACGAAACGCCAGGCTTAGGCGACAAAATTGAACTGCGCATATCGAATTGGATCGCCTTCTTTAGCGGCAAGAAGATCGAAAGCTCAGGTGATAAACACTGGGCTGTAAAGAAGGATGGCGGTATGTTCGATCAATTCACCGGTGCGACCATTACCCCACGTGCCGTGGTGAATGCCGTGCGGCGCACGGCATTGTATATGGAAACGTTGCCACCTAAACTGGGTAGCCTATCGGTATGTGGAACCAACAAATGA
- a CDS encoding electron transport complex subunit E, with translation MSEAKDLIVQGLWKNNSALVQLLGMCPLLAVTSTVTNALGLGLATTLVLTLTNASISAVRRWVPSEVRIPIYVMIIAAVVSIVQMLINAYTFGLYQSLGIFIPLIVTNCIVVGRAEAVAAKKSIGLSALDGMAIGFGATSVMVTLGAMRELLSKGTLFDGADMLLGSWAKLMRIEVVHFDSPFLLAMLPPGAFIGLGLLLALKYLIDEKMKVRKAQASIPVAMLAVECTEKVR, from the coding sequence ATGAGTGAAGCAAAAGATCTGATTGTTCAGGGGTTATGGAAGAATAACTCAGCGCTGGTGCAACTGCTGGGAATGTGTCCACTGTTGGCGGTGACCTCCACGGTCACCAACGCCCTTGGGCTGGGCCTAGCAACCACTTTAGTACTGACGCTGACCAATGCCTCCATTTCGGCGGTACGCCGCTGGGTGCCAAGTGAAGTACGCATCCCGATTTATGTGATGATTATCGCGGCGGTGGTCAGTATCGTGCAAATGCTGATCAACGCCTACACCTTTGGCCTTTACCAGTCTTTGGGGATCTTTATTCCGCTGATCGTCACCAACTGCATCGTGGTTGGCCGCGCTGAGGCAGTAGCGGCTAAGAAGTCTATTGGCCTGTCGGCACTAGATGGTATGGCCATCGGTTTCGGTGCGACTAGCGTAATGGTGACGTTAGGCGCGATGCGCGAGCTGCTAAGCAAAGGCACGCTGTTTGATGGTGCCGATATGCTGCTGGGCAGTTGGGCAAAGTTGATGCGTATCGAGGTAGTGCATTTTGATAGCCCATTTCTGCTAGCAATGCTGCCGCCAGGGGCCTTTATCGGCCTGGGTCTGCTGCTGGCGCTGAAGTACCTGATAGACGAGAAGATGAAGGTACGTAAGGCTCAGGCCAGCATTCCCGTCGCAATGTTGGCAGTAGAATGCACAGAGAAAGTCCGATGA
- the nth gene encoding endonuclease III → MNKLKRLEILTRLRDNNPHPTTELVYTTPFELLIAVLLSAQATDVSVNKATAKLYPVANTPAALLALGVDGVKAYIKTIGLFNSKAENVIRTCRRLLELHGGEVPEDRAALEALPGVGRKTANVVLNTAFGWPTIAVDTHIFRVCNRTHFAPGKNVDMVEEKLLKVVPAEFKVDCHHWLILHGRYTCVARKPRCGSCVIEDLCEFKEKVYPGA, encoded by the coding sequence ATGAATAAACTCAAGCGACTGGAAATTCTTACCCGGCTGCGCGACAACAACCCGCATCCGACCACTGAGCTGGTGTATACCACGCCGTTTGAGTTGCTGATTGCAGTGCTGCTTTCTGCACAGGCCACTGATGTCAGCGTCAATAAGGCGACGGCAAAGCTGTATCCAGTCGCCAATACGCCGGCCGCCCTGCTGGCGCTGGGTGTCGATGGCGTCAAGGCGTACATCAAGACCATCGGCCTGTTCAACAGCAAGGCTGAAAATGTGATTAGAACCTGCCGCAGGTTGCTGGAACTGCACGGCGGTGAAGTCCCCGAAGACCGCGCCGCGTTGGAGGCGCTGCCAGGCGTAGGCCGTAAAACTGCCAATGTGGTGCTGAACACCGCCTTTGGTTGGCCAACCATTGCCGTAGATACCCATATCTTCCGCGTCTGCAACCGCACGCATTTCGCACCGGGAAAAAACGTCGATATGGTCGAGGAAAAGTTGCTGAAGGTGGTTCCTGCCGAGTTCAAGGTCGACTGCCACCACTGGCTGATCCTGCATGGGCGCTACACCTGCGTTGCGAGAAAGCCCCGCTGTGGTTCCTGCGTTATCGAAGATCTGTGCGAGTTTAAAGAAAAGGTTTACCCCGGCGCTTAA
- the dtpA gene encoding dipeptide/tripeptide permease DtpA: protein MSTANNSSSEQTGIISLNAFKQPKAFYLIFSIELWERFGFYGLQGIMAVYLVKMLGLSEAESITLYSSFSALVFGFVAIGGWLGDIVLGSKRVIVLGALVLALGYAMVAYSGHEVFWVYLGMATIAVGSGLFKANPSSLLSTCYERHDPRLDGAFTMYYMSVNIGSFFSMLATPWLAVHYGWSVAFSLSVVGLLITLVNFMLCRQWVKKYGSKPDFKPLHLMKLLAVLVGVIALVAVSNWLLHNQMIARWALAIISVGIVVIFTKETFTLHGAARRKMIVAFLLMLEAVVFFVLYSQMPTSLNFFAIHNVEHNILGIAFQPEQYQALNPFWIMLASPILAALYNKMGDRLPMPHKFAFGMVLCSCAFLVLPWGASFADDHGILSVNWLILSYALQSIGELMISGLGLAMVAHLAPQRLMGFIMGSWFLTSAAAALIAGKVAALTAVPTDIHNAHTSLAIYSHVFMQIGIATAVMAILMILTAPKLYRMTLDTAEDTNMKALAAAD, encoded by the coding sequence ATGTCAACAGCAAACAACAGCAGCAGTGAACAAACGGGAATCATTAGCCTAAATGCTTTCAAACAACCTAAGGCGTTCTATTTGATCTTCTCGATCGAACTCTGGGAGCGCTTCGGTTTTTACGGCCTGCAAGGCATCATGGCGGTTTATCTGGTCAAGATGCTTGGCCTCAGCGAAGCCGAGTCTATCACCCTGTACTCCTCCTTCAGCGCGCTGGTGTTTGGCTTTGTCGCCATTGGCGGCTGGCTGGGCGATATCGTGCTGGGTAGCAAACGCGTGATCGTGCTGGGCGCATTGGTACTGGCGCTCGGTTACGCCATGGTAGCCTACTCCGGTCATGAGGTTTTCTGGGTTTATCTGGGCATGGCAACCATTGCCGTGGGCAGCGGCCTATTCAAAGCCAACCCGTCATCCTTGCTCTCTACCTGCTATGAGCGGCATGATCCACGCCTCGATGGCGCATTCACCATGTACTATATGTCGGTAAATATCGGTTCCTTCTTCTCGATGCTGGCTACCCCGTGGCTGGCGGTGCACTACGGCTGGAGCGTTGCCTTTTCCCTGAGTGTGGTGGGTTTGCTGATCACCTTGGTCAACTTTATGCTTTGTCGCCAGTGGGTAAAAAAATACGGTTCCAAGCCGGACTTCAAACCACTGCACCTAATGAAGCTGCTGGCAGTGCTGGTCGGTGTGATCGCCCTGGTCGCGGTTTCCAACTGGTTGCTGCACAACCAGATGATCGCCCGCTGGGCGCTAGCCATCATCTCGGTTGGCATTGTCGTCATCTTCACCAAAGAGACTTTTACGCTGCACGGTGCCGCACGCCGCAAGATGATTGTCGCCTTCCTGCTGATGCTGGAAGCGGTAGTGTTCTTTGTACTGTACAGCCAGATGCCCACTTCGTTGAACTTCTTCGCTATTCACAATGTTGAACACAATATCCTCGGTATCGCGTTTCAACCTGAGCAATACCAGGCACTAAACCCGTTCTGGATCATGTTGGCTAGCCCGATTCTGGCGGCACTGTACAATAAGATGGGTGACCGCTTGCCTATGCCGCACAAGTTCGCATTCGGTATGGTGCTATGCTCCTGCGCCTTTTTGGTACTGCCGTGGGGTGCCAGCTTTGCCGACGATCATGGCATTCTTTCCGTGAACTGGCTGATCCTGAGCTATGCGCTACAAAGCATCGGTGAACTGATGATCTCCGGCCTGGGTCTGGCGATGGTGGCCCATCTGGCGCCACAGCGCCTGATGGGCTTCATCATGGGGTCTTGGTTCCTGACCAGCGCTGCCGCTGCACTGATCGCCGGTAAAGTTGCTGCTTTGACCGCAGTGCCGACTGACATCCACAATGCTCACACTTCGTTGGCCATCTACAGCCATGTGTTTATGCAAATCGGTATTGCCACCGCAGTAATGGCTATCCTGATGATACTGACCGCGCCTAAGCTGTACCGCATGACGTTGGACACCGCCGAAGATACCAACATGAAGGCGCTGGCCGCTGCTGACTGA
- the gstA gene encoding glutathione transferase GstA, protein MKLFYKAGACSLSAHIVLCEAGLDFTAEKVDLVQKKTESGADYLSINPKGQVPALLLDDGSLLTEGVAIVQYLADRVPDRDLMPAAGTLSRYHAIEWLNYIATELHKGFSPLFNPKTPDEYQAIARTKLEQQFNYLDSVLAKQHYLLGSRFSVADTYLFTVLRWAMTLQFNTKHYAHLIAWFDRIAARPAVIAALNAEGLK, encoded by the coding sequence ATGAAACTGTTCTATAAAGCGGGTGCCTGTTCTCTGTCTGCGCATATCGTCCTGTGTGAGGCTGGCCTGGATTTTACGGCGGAAAAAGTTGATTTGGTGCAGAAGAAAACCGAGAGCGGTGCAGATTATCTGAGCATCAACCCTAAAGGACAAGTGCCAGCATTGCTGCTTGATGACGGCAGTCTGCTGACCGAGGGCGTGGCCATCGTACAATATTTGGCTGACCGCGTGCCGGATCGCGATCTGATGCCAGCGGCAGGCACCCTGTCGCGCTACCATGCGATTGAATGGCTGAACTACATTGCTACCGAGCTGCACAAGGGATTCAGTCCACTGTTCAATCCTAAAACGCCAGATGAGTACCAGGCCATCGCACGAACCAAGCTTGAGCAACAGTTCAACTATTTGGACTCAGTGCTAGCTAAACAGCACTACCTGCTAGGAAGCCGTTTCAGCGTGGCAGATACCTATCTGTTTACCGTGCTGCGCTGGGCGATGACCTTGCAGTTTAATACCAAACACTATGCCCATCTGATTGCTTGGTTTGATCGCATCGCCGCGCGGCCAGCAGTCATTGCGGCATTAAACGCCGAAGGGTTGAAGTAG
- the pdxY gene encoding pyridoxal kinase PdxY yields MKNILSIQSHVVFGHAGNSATVFPMRRMGVNVWPLNTVQFSNHTQYGKWAGCVMSANHLSEIVQGIADIDQLKHCDAVLSGYIGSAEQGSHILAIVRQVKLANPNAWYFCDPVMGHPEKGCIVAPGVAEFHCQQSLPCSDIIAPNLLELELLSQREICNVGQAVSAAHALIAQGPKRVLVKHLSRAGYRQDFFEMLLVTADEAWHISRPLVDFGTRQPVGVGDLTSGLLLVNLLKGKTLDKALEHTAAAVYEVILTTQQMGEYELQVVAAQDMIVQPRCEFKAVKL; encoded by the coding sequence ATGAAAAACATTCTTTCTATCCAGTCACATGTGGTGTTTGGTCATGCCGGTAACAGCGCGACGGTTTTTCCCATGCGCCGCATGGGTGTTAACGTCTGGCCGCTAAACACCGTGCAATTTTCCAATCATACCCAGTACGGCAAATGGGCTGGCTGCGTGATGTCGGCTAACCACCTCAGCGAAATCGTTCAGGGGATCGCCGATATTGATCAACTGAAGCATTGTGATGCGGTACTGAGTGGCTATATCGGCTCGGCGGAACAAGGTAGCCATATTTTAGCGATTGTGCGTCAGGTCAAGCTAGCTAATCCGAACGCCTGGTATTTCTGCGATCCGGTCATGGGGCACCCTGAAAAGGGCTGTATCGTGGCACCGGGTGTGGCTGAGTTCCACTGTCAGCAGTCGCTGCCGTGCAGCGACATCATCGCGCCAAATCTACTGGAGCTGGAACTGTTGAGCCAGCGGGAGATCTGCAATGTGGGCCAGGCGGTGAGCGCTGCTCATGCTTTGATCGCCCAAGGGCCTAAGCGAGTGTTGGTCAAGCATCTAAGCCGCGCCGGTTATCGTCAGGATTTTTTCGAAATGCTGCTGGTAACGGCGGATGAAGCCTGGCACATCAGCCGACCGCTGGTAGACTTCGGTACGCGGCAGCCAGTTGGCGTGGGCGACCTGACCAGCGGCCTGTTATTGGTGAATTTGTTAAAAGGAAAGACACTGGACAAGGCATTGGAGCACACCGCTGCCGCAGTGTATGAGGTGATACTGACAACTCAGCAAATGGGGGAATATGAACTGCAGGTTGTTGCCGCACAGGATATGATCGTACAACCGCGCTGTGAATTTAAAGCGGTGAAATTGTAA
- the tyrS gene encoding tyrosine--tRNA ligase: protein MASSNLIKQLQERGLVAQVTDEEALIERLAQGPIALYCGFDPTADSLHLGHLVPLLCLKRFQLAGHKPVALVGGATGLIGDPSFKATERKLNTSETVSQWGEKIRQQVSPFLDFDCGSNSAIAANNYDWYGGMNVLTFLRDIGKHFSVNQMINKEAVKQRLNRDDSGISFTEFSYNLLQGFDFSELYHRHQVELQIGGSDQWGNITSGIDLTRRMHQKPVFGLTVPLITKADGTKFGKTEGGAVWLSAEKTSPYKFYQFWINTADADVYRFLKFFTFLNLADINALEEEDKNSDQAPRAQYVLAEEVTGMVHGAEGLAAAKRITQSLFSGVLHDLTEADFAQLAQDGMPTIKLSGDADLQQALVNAELVPSRGQARTMIVSNAVSINGEKQSNAEYTFSDADRLFGRYTLLRRGKKHYCLVDWK from the coding sequence ATGGCAAGCAGCAACTTGATTAAACAACTGCAAGAGCGGGGCCTCGTTGCCCAGGTAACGGATGAGGAAGCATTAATAGAGCGACTGGCGCAAGGGCCAATTGCACTGTATTGCGGTTTCGATCCGACTGCGGACAGCTTGCATTTGGGCCATCTGGTTCCCTTGCTGTGCCTGAAGCGTTTCCAATTGGCAGGTCATAAGCCGGTCGCGTTGGTGGGGGGGGCCACCGGCTTGATCGGTGATCCTAGCTTTAAGGCAACTGAACGCAAGCTAAATACCAGCGAGACGGTGAGCCAGTGGGGGGAGAAAATCCGCCAGCAGGTTTCTCCGTTCCTTGATTTTGACTGCGGTAGCAACAGCGCCATCGCCGCCAACAATTATGATTGGTACGGCGGCATGAACGTGCTGACTTTCCTGCGCGACATCGGCAAACATTTCTCTGTGAACCAGATGATCAACAAGGAAGCGGTCAAGCAGCGTCTGAATCGTGATGACTCTGGTATCTCCTTCACTGAATTCTCCTACAACCTGTTGCAAGGTTTTGATTTCAGCGAGTTGTATCACCGCCATCAGGTAGAGTTGCAGATCGGCGGTTCTGATCAATGGGGCAATATCACCTCTGGAATCGATCTGACCCGGCGCATGCATCAGAAACCCGTGTTCGGCCTGACTGTGCCGCTGATCACCAAAGCGGATGGCACCAAGTTTGGCAAAACCGAAGGTGGCGCAGTCTGGCTATCGGCAGAGAAAACTAGCCCCTACAAATTCTACCAATTTTGGATCAACACGGCAGATGCCGATGTTTACCGTTTCCTGAAGTTTTTCACCTTCCTGAACCTGGCAGACATCAATGCGTTAGAAGAAGAAGACAAGAACAGCGACCAGGCACCGCGCGCCCAGTACGTGCTGGCGGAGGAAGTGACTGGCATGGTGCACGGTGCCGAAGGTTTAGCTGCTGCTAAGCGTATCACTCAGAGCCTATTTTCCGGTGTGTTACACGACCTGACCGAGGCGGATTTTGCCCAGTTGGCGCAGGACGGCATGCCAACTATCAAGCTTTCAGGGGATGCTGATCTGCAACAGGCGCTGGTGAATGCTGAATTGGTGCCGTCGCGCGGCCAGGCGCGCACCATGATCGTTTCTAATGCGGTGAGCATCAACGGCGAGAAGCAATCCAACGCAGAATACACCTTCAGCGATGCAGACCGCCTGTTTGGCCGTTACACGTTGCTGCGTCGCGGTAAAAAGCATTATTGCCTGGTGGACTGGAAATAA
- the pdxH gene encoding pyridoxamine 5'-phosphate oxidase, whose translation MNGNNGFDIANLRCEYTRGGLRRNDLSVNPLDLFERWLKQACDARLADPTAMCVATVDENGQPYQRIVLLKHFDDKGLVFYTNLGSRKAQQLAQNPHISLLFPWHMLERQVIFLGRVERLTTLEVLKYFHSRPKDSQIGAWVSQQSSRISTRGVLESKFLELKHKFQQGEVPLPSFWGGFRVKVDSVEFWQGGAYRLHDRFLYQRSGNDWKIDRLAP comes from the coding sequence ATGAATGGAAACAATGGGTTTGATATTGCGAACCTGCGTTGTGAATACACCAGAGGCGGCCTGCGTCGCAACGATCTGAGTGTCAATCCGCTTGACCTGTTCGAACGTTGGTTGAAGCAAGCCTGCGATGCACGTCTGGCCGATCCTACCGCCATGTGCGTTGCTACCGTAGACGAAAATGGACAACCTTATCAGCGCATCGTGTTGTTGAAACATTTTGATGATAAAGGGTTAGTGTTTTATACCAACCTGGGCAGCCGCAAAGCGCAGCAACTGGCGCAAAATCCGCATATCAGCCTGCTGTTCCCGTGGCACATGCTTGAACGCCAGGTGATCTTCCTCGGCAGAGTGGAACGCCTGACAACGCTGGAGGTGCTGAAGTACTTTCACAGCCGACCGAAAGACAGCCAGATTGGTGCTTGGGTTTCCCAACAGTCATCGCGCATCTCCACACGCGGCGTGCTGGAAAGCAAATTCCTCGAACTGAAGCATAAATTCCAGCAAGGTGAGGTACCATTGCCGAGTTTTTGGGGAGGATTTCGTGTAAAAGTCGATTCAGTCGAATTCTGGCAGGGCGGTGCCTACCGTCTGCATGACCGTTTCCTGTATCAGCGGAGCGGAAATGACTGGAAAATTGACCGCCTAGCGCCCTGA
- the anmK gene encoding anhydro-N-acetylmuramic acid kinase, with product MKSGHYIGVMSGTSLDGIDVVLAVVDEHRVAQQASYSCPMPIQLKQDILAMCQGQQTTLAAIGQLDAQLGTLFGEAVLGLLKQTGIPAQHITAIGCHGQTVWHEPEGNTRFSMQLGDNNRIAAVANITTVGDFRRRDMAYGGQGAPLVPAFHQALLAHPTERRVVLNIGGIANLSLLLPGTPVRGFDTGPGNMLMDAWVWRHFSQPYDKDAVWAMQGRVYLPLLQQMLADPYFARPAPKSTGREYFNIAWLDQQLAGSPAISPLDVLATLAELTAITLCEQVQLAGGCERLLVCGGGARNPLLMARLSAMLPGTEVSLTDNFGISGDDMEALAFAWLAFRTLSGLSGNLPSVTGASRETLLGGIYPVLPLTDC from the coding sequence ATGAAGTCAGGCCATTATATAGGTGTTATGTCTGGCACCAGCTTGGACGGAATCGATGTGGTATTGGCTGTGGTCGATGAACACAGGGTGGCACAGCAGGCCAGCTATAGCTGCCCAATGCCGATCCAATTGAAGCAAGATATTTTGGCCATGTGCCAGGGACAGCAGACCACGTTGGCCGCCATTGGTCAGTTAGACGCTCAGTTGGGAACGCTATTTGGTGAAGCGGTGCTCGGCCTGCTAAAGCAAACTGGCATTCCGGCGCAACACATCACGGCCATCGGCTGCCACGGCCAGACGGTGTGGCATGAACCTGAAGGGAATACGCGGTTTTCGATGCAATTGGGCGACAACAACCGTATCGCTGCGGTGGCCAATATCACCACTGTTGGCGATTTCCGTCGGCGCGACATGGCTTACGGTGGCCAGGGTGCACCGCTGGTGCCAGCGTTTCATCAGGCGTTGTTGGCGCATCCGACAGAGCGCCGCGTGGTGTTGAACATCGGCGGTATTGCCAACCTCTCCTTACTGTTGCCCGGCACACCGGTGCGTGGTTTCGATACCGGTCCGGGCAATATGCTGATGGATGCCTGGGTTTGGCGACACTTTTCACAACCTTACGACAAGGACGCTGTGTGGGCGATGCAGGGGCGCGTTTATTTGCCGCTGCTACAGCAGATGCTGGCTGACCCCTATTTTGCGCGGCCTGCGCCAAAAAGCACGGGTCGCGAATATTTCAATATCGCCTGGTTGGATCAACAACTAGCGGGATCACCGGCGATTAGCCCGCTTGACGTATTGGCCACACTGGCGGAGTTGACGGCCATCACCCTTTGCGAGCAAGTGCAATTGGCCGGGGGGTGTGAGCGTCTGCTGGTATGCGGTGGCGGGGCGCGCAATCCGTTGCTGATGGCCCGGCTGTCGGCGATGCTGCCGGGTACCGAGGTCAGTTTGACCGACAATTTCGGCATCAGCGGTGATGATATGGAAGCGCTGGCGTTTGCTTGGCTGGCGTTCCGCACGCTATCTGGCCTATCTGGCAACCTGCCGTCGGTAACGGGTGCCAGCCGTGAAACGCTACTGGGTGGAATTTATCCGGTTTTGCCTTTAACTGACTGTTAG
- a CDS encoding glycine zipper 2TM domain-containing protein, translated as MIKRLIVVAIATVTLAGCANDSMSGDVYSASQAKQVQTVRYGTLVSVRPVKIQNQGGSNMIGTLGGAVLGGFLGNTIGGGSGRSLATAAGVVAGGVAGDQIGGAAGRTDGLELEIKTDQKENVVVVQKLGTTKFRPGQRVRMAQRGDTITVSPL; from the coding sequence ATGATCAAGCGTCTTATCGTCGTTGCCATCGCCACTGTGACTCTGGCGGGTTGTGCCAATGATTCCATGTCCGGCGACGTTTACAGCGCCTCACAGGCCAAGCAGGTGCAGACCGTACGATACGGTACGCTGGTTTCTGTGCGTCCTGTCAAGATCCAAAACCAAGGCGGATCCAACATGATTGGCACCCTTGGTGGTGCCGTACTGGGTGGTTTCCTCGGTAACACCATCGGCGGCGGTTCTGGTCGCAGCTTAGCGACCGCAGCAGGTGTAGTCGCTGGTGGCGTAGCAGGTGATCAGATTGGTGGAGCGGCAGGTCGCACCGATGGCCTTGAACTGGAAATTAAAACCGATCAAAAAGAGAACGTGGTGGTAGTCCAGAAGCTTGGCACGACCAAATTCAGACCAGGGCAGCGTGTGCGTATGGCTCAGAGGGGCGATACCATCACCGTCTCGCCATTGTAA
- the slyA gene encoding transcriptional regulator SlyA yields the protein MESTLGSDLARLVRVWRALIDHRLKPLELTQTHWFTLHNIDCLPPDQSQIQLAKAIGIEQPSLVRTLDQLEEKGLITRHTCANDRRAKRIRLTEAADPIIREVDSVITSTRSEILNGISIDEIQLLVGLIGKLERNIIELQNK from the coding sequence ATGGAATCAACATTAGGTTCAGATTTAGCACGATTAGTACGTGTTTGGCGTGCGCTCATCGATCATCGGCTCAAGCCGTTGGAGCTAACCCAAACGCATTGGTTTACTTTGCACAATATTGATTGTTTACCGCCGGATCAGTCACAGATCCAACTGGCTAAAGCGATTGGTATTGAGCAGCCATCACTGGTTCGCACTCTGGACCAATTGGAGGAAAAAGGACTGATTACGCGTCACACCTGTGCCAATGACCGTCGAGCGAAGCGCATTAGGCTCACTGAAGCGGCCGATCCAATCATCAGGGAAGTAGATAGCGTCATAACCTCAACACGTAGCGAAATCCTTAATGGCATTAGCATCGATGAAATTCAGCTATTGGTAGGTCTGATTGGCAAGTTGGAACGAAACATCATCGAACTGCAAAACAAATAA
- the gloA gene encoding lactoylglutathione lyase gives MRLLHTMLRVGDLQRAIDFYTKVLGMRLLRTSENPEYKYSLAFVGYSDESAGAVIELTYNWGVDSYEMGTAFGHLALGVDDVAATCDHLCSVGGKIIRAVGPVKGGTTVIAFIEDPDGYKIELIENKHASDGLGK, from the coding sequence ATGCGCTTACTCCATACCATGCTACGCGTCGGTGATCTGCAACGCGCGATTGACTTCTATACCAAGGTGCTCGGCATGCGTCTGCTGCGTACCAGTGAGAATCCAGAATATAAATACTCGCTGGCGTTTGTCGGGTACAGTGATGAAAGCGCAGGTGCAGTAATTGAACTGACTTATAACTGGGGCGTAGACAGTTACGAAATGGGTACTGCGTTCGGGCATCTGGCGCTGGGCGTGGACGATGTCGCAGCCACATGTGACCACTTGTGTAGCGTCGGCGGCAAGATAATCCGTGCAGTCGGCCCAGTCAAAGGTGGCACCACAGTCATCGCTTTTATCGAAGATCCAGACGGCTATAAAATCGAACTGATCGAGAATAAACATGCCAGTGACGGCCTCGGTAAATAA
- the rnt gene encoding ribonuclease T, protein MRAASDEDKKLMAEKSDLNALSGRFRGFYPVVIDVETAGFNAKTDALLEIAAVTLKMDEGGWLQQDETLHFHVEPFEGANLQPEALAFNGIDPHNPLRGAVSEYDALHAIFKTVRAGIKHRGCNRAIIVAHNANFDHSFLMAAAERASLKRNPFHPFATFDTAALSGLVLGQTVLAKACTAAGMPFDSSQAHSALYDTEQTALLFCELVNRWKRLGGWPLTLGDLGG, encoded by the coding sequence ATGCGCGCTGCATCCGATGAAGATAAGAAACTGATGGCCGAAAAAAGTGACCTTAACGCCCTGAGTGGCCGCTTTCGTGGGTTTTATCCCGTAGTTATAGATGTAGAAACTGCCGGTTTTAATGCAAAAACCGATGCATTACTAGAGATTGCCGCCGTTACGTTGAAAATGGATGAGGGGGGGTGGTTGCAGCAGGATGAAACCCTGCACTTTCATGTCGAGCCTTTTGAAGGGGCTAACTTGCAACCGGAGGCACTGGCATTCAATGGCATTGATCCGCACAACCCGCTGCGTGGCGCGGTCAGTGAATATGATGCGCTGCACGCCATTTTTAAAACGGTGCGTGCTGGCATCAAGCATCGCGGCTGTAACCGGGCAATCATTGTGGCGCACAACGCCAACTTTGACCACAGTTTCCTGATGGCTGCTGCCGAGCGCGCCAGCCTGAAGCGCAATCCATTCCACCCCTTTGCCACATTCGATACTGCGGCGCTGAGTGGGCTGGTGCTAGGCCAGACAGTGCTGGCGAAAGCCTGTACCGCTGCTGGTATGCCGTTTGACAGTAGCCAGGCGCATTCAGCATTGTACGACACTGAGCAGACCGCCTTACTGTTCTGCGAACTAGTTAACCGCTGGAAACGTCTAGGTGGCTGGCCACTAACCCTCGGCGATCTCGGCGGCTAA
- a CDS encoding Grx4 family monothiol glutaredoxin: MTTIEKIQHQIAENPILLYMKGSPKLPNCGFSAQAVQALSACGERFAYVDILQNPDIRAQLPKYANWPTFPQLWVDGELIGGCDIIIEMYQRGELQQLIKETAEKYSAQQDSQP; this comes from the coding sequence ATGACGACGATTGAAAAAATTCAGCACCAGATCGCTGAAAACCCCATTTTGCTGTACATGAAAGGCTCACCAAAATTGCCAAACTGCGGTTTCTCTGCGCAGGCTGTGCAGGCGCTGTCTGCCTGCGGCGAGCGCTTTGCTTACGTGGATATTTTGCAGAACCCGGACATTCGTGCACAACTGCCTAAGTACGCTAATTGGCCGACTTTCCCACAACTGTGGGTAGACGGTGAATTGATTGGTGGTTGCGATATCATCATCGAAATGTATCAGCGTGGCGAACTGCAACAGCTTATCAAAGAAACAGCAGAGAAATACAGCGCGCAGCAAGACTCGCAGCCTTAA